ACATTTCAGGAGGGAAACTGGCATCCCTTGACATGGCTGTCGCTGCAAGCCGACCGCTCGCTTTTCGGACTCACCCCGCGGGCTTACCATACCACCAACCTGGTTCTGCACACGGCGAATACGTTGCTGCTGTTCTGGATCATTCGCCTGATGGCCGGCGCAGTCGGACGCAGCGTCTGGATCGCCGCGTTTTTCGCCCTGCACCCCTTGCACGTCGAGTCGGTGGCCTGGGCCTCCGAGCGCAAGGACGTGCTTAGCACGTTCTTTTTGTTTCTTTGCCTGCTGTCTTGGGTGGCTTACGCGCGGCGGCCCGCCGTAGGAAAGTATTTGTTGTCGCTGGCTCTGTTCGCCCTCAGCCTGATGTCGAAAGCGATGGGCGTCACTTTGCCGCTGGTTTTGCTGTTGCTCGATTTTTGGCCACTGGACCGCTGGCCGCAGGCCGAGTTGGACCGGCGGCGCCAACTGAGAACAGGCGCCATATTGCTGATCGAGAAGCTCCCCTTCTGTTTGTTCAGCGGGGCGATCGCGGCGACGGCCGTGTTTACTCAATCCCACGGCAGTACCATGGACTACGGACACTCGATCCCGTTGTCCGCTCGGCTGCTGACGGTGCCCGTTAACTATGTGACGTACTTATGGCAAACATTCTGGCCGGTTGATCTGGCGGTTCTTTACCCGCACCCCGGCGCCGATTTGCCGCATTGGAAGCCGCTGGGCGCGGTGGTTGAGCTGGCCGCCGTCACGACGTTGGTGCTGCGGAAACGAAGCACTCGGCCTTACCTGCTATTCGGCTGGCTCTGGTTTTTGATCGCGCTGTTGCCGGTGATCGGGTTGGTACAGATCGGCGGTCAGGCCACCGCCGATCGCTACATGTATCTGCCGATGGTGGGGTTATTGATCGCG
This DNA window, taken from Pirellulales bacterium, encodes the following:
- a CDS encoding tetratricopeptide repeat protein, which translates into the protein MLCAALALGTAVVYAGSLENEFVNFDDDRYVYENPTVRGGLSREAVAWAFSTFQEGNWHPLTWLSLQADRSLFGLTPRAYHTTNLVLHTANTLLLFWIIRLMAGAVGRSVWIAAFFALHPLHVESVAWASERKDVLSTFFLFLCLLSWVAYARRPAVGKYLLSLALFALSLMSKAMGVTLPLVLLLLDFWPLDRWPQAELDRRRQLRTGAILLIEKLPFCLFSGAIAATAVFTQSHGSTMDYGHSIPLSARLLTVPVNYVTYLWQTFWPVDLAVLYPHPGADLPHWKPLGAVVELAAVTTLVLRKRSTRPYLLFGWLWFLIALLPVIGLVQIGGQATADRYMYLPMVGLLIAFCWAAYDLAGEYHWHPAVLAAALAVCLLNCAKLTTCQIAVWHDGVTLWGHALAITPPSLWACNQYGQALAVQGEDEEAEHWFRQALAIDPTALAPNANLGSNLLHQGRPEEAAQYLLIALETRPDDALLIERLGLVEEMQGRLDAALGYYERAAQLVAKAPRFRQDIERVRAQLAKHGPANHVHE